The DNA sequence ATGACGAAGCCGACGTTGTCGAGGTTGAGGCCGGCGATCCAGCCGGTGACCGCGTCGTCCAGGTCCAGCTTCTCGTGCAGCACGCCGACGAGTTCGATGGTGCCGATGAGGAAGGCGACGGCGATCGACAGGCCGGTGATGGTGAGGTTGTAGTAGACCTTGCGGACCGGGTTGGAGAACGCCCACTGGTAGGCGAAGTTCATGAACGTGCCGTCGAGCGTGTCGAAGAGGCTCATGCCGGCGGCGAACAGCAGCGGCAGGCAGAGGATCGCGTACCAGGGCAGTCCGGCGGCGGCGCCGCTGCCGGCCATCACCATCAGGGTGACCTCGGTGGCGGTGTCGAAGCCCAGGCCGAACAGGAAGCCCAGCGGGTACATCTGGCCGGGGCGGGTGATGGAGCGGGTGAACCGGCCGAGGATGCGGTTCATGAAGCCGCGCGAGTCGAGCTGCTTCTCCAGTTCGGCCTCGTCGTAGCGGCCCTCGCGCATGGCGCGGAAGATGCGCAGGATGCCGGCGAGGGCGACGAGGTTGAGGGCGGCGATGAGGTAGAGGAAGCCGCCGGAGACGGACGTGCCGACGACGCCGAGCGTCTGGTGGGTGGACGAGTCCTCGTCCATCAGCGTGCTGGCCATGTGCGTGCCGCCGGCGACCAGCGCGGCCATGGCGACGACCACGCTGGAGTGGCCGAGGGCGAACCAGAAGCCGACGGAGACCGGGCGCTTGCCGTCGGCCATCAGCTTGCGGGTGGTGTTGTCGATGGCGGCGATGTGGTCGGCGTCGAAGGCGTGCCGCATGCCGAGGGTGTAGGCGGTGACGCCGAGGCCGACGCCGTACACCTTGGATCCCACGTGGTAGTCGTTGGGGACGACGAGCAGGAAGAGCACGCCGAAGGCGACGACGTGCAGGGCGGCTATGACGGCGAGCAGGCCGGCGGTCCGCATCGTGTCCTCGCGGCGCCAGCGGAAGGCGGCGGACGGCCCGGCGGCGGCTTGGGTGGACGCACCGGTGGACGCGTCGGTGGGCAGGGTCATTGGGGGTTCACGCTCCAGCACCTCGTGGATCGGTTCACTGAGATGCCGTGGCCGGTCTCCTGGCTGACGGGTTCGTTCGCGTCCGCCCCCGCCTTCCCGGCAGCCGGCTGCGGCCAGTGGCTCCACGCGCCCGGTGGGCCGCGCGGAACGGGACGGTCACTCCCCGATCACAGTGGCGAGGGCCGCTCCGGAATCGGATCCCCCTGGGAGGGTCCTGCACCGGTCTTCCCGAACACCACGGCCGGGTCACTGTAACGCCCCTGCCAGTGCGGATGCACCGAGAGTGGTGATTGTCATGTCCTGCCTCAGGGGGCGCACCGGTTCCGGTAGCGGCTTCCGTCCCGTGCCGCGCTCCGGCCCCGTGCGCCCCGGGTCTTGACTCGGCGCGGAGCGCCCGGCCAGAGTCACCCAGCATCCCGTCCGGCCCGTGGGCCCCAACTCCCGTGCGCTGTTCGGGCGGTGGCCGCGCACCGGTCCGGCCCACTCCGTCCGGGGTGATGGACGGGCCGGGCGGGCCGGTGTACGAGTGCAGGTATCGCGCCGACGGGAAGGGTGGCCGCCATGGCGGAGAGAGCGGGAGAGCGGGCCGACGGGCCGGACGGCCGGGACGGATTCGTCCGCCGCGTCGGGCCGTTCCAGGCCACCGCCATCAACATGAGCCAGATGTGCGGGATCGGCCCGTTCGTCACCATCCCGCTGATGGTCGCGGCCTTCGGCGGCCCGCAGGCCGTCATCGGCTTCCTCGCGGGGGCGCTGCTCGCCCTCGCGGACGGCCTGGTGTGGGCCGAGCTCGGCGCGTCCCTGCCGGGCGCGGGCGGCAGTTACGTCTACCTCCGGCAGGCATTCCAGTACCGGACGGGCCGGCTGATGCCCTTCCTGTTCGTCTGGACGGCCATGCTCTACGTGCCGCTGGCGATGGCGAGCGGTGTGATGGGCTTCGTGCAGTACCTGGGATACCTCTGGCCGGGCATGACCCCGACCCAGGGGGACCTGACCGGGCTCGCGCTCATCGTCGTCGTCGTGGCGCTGCTGTGGGGGCGGGTGGAGAACATGGCCCGGATCACCACGGTGCTCTGGGGCGTGATGATCGCGGCCGTGGTGCTGGTGATCACCGCCGCGTTCACCCACTTCAGCCCGGACCGGGCGTTCACCTACCCCTCGCACGCCTTCGAGCTGACGAGCAATCACTTCTGGATCGGCTTCGCGGCGGGGCTGACCATCGGCATCTACGACTACGGCGGTTACTGGACGACCGCCTACATGGGCGCCGAGATCAAGGACCCCGGACGCACCATCCCGCGCTCCATCATCTACTCCATCCTCGGCATCATGGGCATCTACCTGCTGCTCCAGATCGGCACCCTGGGCGTCGTGGACTGGCGGGACATGCTCGACGCGGACAACGTCGCCTCGTCCTCCGTCGCCTCCGCCGTGCTGGAACGCACCTGGGGGAAGGGAGCCGCCGACGTCGTCACCGTGCTCGTCCTGATCACCGCGGTGGCGTCGGTCTTCACCGGCCTCCTGGGCGCCTCCCGCATCCCCTACAACGCGGCCCGGGAGAAGGTGTTCTTCCGCGCGTTCGGCACCCTGCACCCGCGCCACCGCTTCCCCGTCCTCGGTCTGCTGAGCATGGGGGCGATCGGCTGCGTCGGCTTCCTGATCGGCCGTCACACGGACCTGGCGACGCTGATCCAGCTGCTGACCACGGTGATGGTGCTCGTCCAGGCGCTGGGGCAGATCGCGGCCGTGACCGTCCTGCGCCGCCGCCAGCCGACGCTCCCGCGCCCGTACCGGATGTGGCTCTACCCGCTGCCGAGCCTGGTGGCGCTGGTCGGGTGGCTCGTCATCTACGGCTACGCGGACCGCAATTCGCCCGGGCGGCACCCCATCGAGTGGTCGCTCGCCTGGTTCGGCGCGGGCTGCTTGGCCTTCCTGCTGTGGGCGCGGGTGGAGCGGGTCTGGCCGTTCGGGCCGCGGGAGATCAGCGAGGAGTACCTGCCGGACGCGGGTGAGGGCACGGGTGGGGACGCGGGTGAGGGGGCCGCCCCCGAACCGGACGCCGGCGCCGGCCCGGTGGAGCCCACGCCCGCCTGACGCACCACCCGAAACGCCCGCCTGACGCCCCGTCGGGATCCGGCGCACGGAGGGCCCGCCGCGCCCGCCCCGGGATCACCTCCCAGGGCGGTGAGAGAATCGTCCCCATGCCCCTGACCACCACGACGTCCCCCCGCCCCCCGGACTCCGGACGGCGCAAGCTGCTCTGGCACCGGCTCATATTCGGGCTCTGGTACCGGCCCGTCGAAGTGCTCGACGAGGCCCGGGACCGGAGCGTCTGGGGCGCCGCCATGTTCCTCTGCCTGCTCTGCGGGGCGCTGGGGACCATGGCCAAGGACTCGTTCTGGGCCCAGTGGGACGTGAGCCCCGCGCTCGCCCTGGAGGCCATGGCCATCGGCTCGGGAGTGGTCCTGCTCGCCAGCGTGCTGCTCGGCCTGGTCACCCACGCCATCGCCCGCCGGCTCGGCGGCAACGGCCGGCCCGGGCCGACGGCGAGCCTGTTCGTCCTCGTCTTCTGGACCACCGACCTCCCCCGGCTGGTCCTGGACTCCTGCCTCCCGAGCGCCTCGATCCCCGTCCGCGCCACCGCCGCGGCCTCCGCCGTCTTCGGCTGCGCCCTGGCCACCCTCCTGATCCGCGGCCAGCACCACCTGCCGACCCGCAAGGCGGTGGCGGCGGTGAGCATCCAGATGCTGGCGGCGGTGGCCCTGCTGAAGTTCCCCCCGGGCAGCGGCTGACCGAGCGCCGCCCCGGGCGGCTCCCGGCGCTCCGGCGCCGCGCGGAGCGTCCCCCGGCCCCTCCGGCCCGTCGCGGAGCGTCCCCGGCCTCCGGCCCGTCACCGCGGCGGGCCGGTTCGCCGTGCGCCCGGCTCCGGGCATGCGAAGGCCCGCCCGGTGCGACGGGGGATGCACACCGGGCGGGCTCGAAGACAGTTCTACCTCATCAAGGATGGGTTATGCATCAAAAACGTGTTCGGCTTGTGGCCGACCAGCGCACGGGGAGCGAAATCAAGCCACGCGCGCGAATGGACGGACGCCACTTCAGTTCCTCTCTCGGAACGGCGAGTTCCAGTTTTTCGAAGCGTTCGAGCAGGGCCGCCAGGGCGGTCTCGGTCTCCATGCGGCCGAGCGCGGCGCCCAGGCAGTAGTGGATGCCGTGACCCAGGGCCAGTGAGCCGGAGGTGTTGCGCCGCAGGTCAAGGCGGTCGGGGTCGGGGAAGCGGGCGGGGTCGCGGTTGGCGGAGGCCAGGGAGAGGAGCACGGTTTCGCCGGCCGGGACGGTGACGCCGCCGATCTCGACGTCCTCCAGCGGGAAGCGGCGGATGGCCAGGGGGCCGGGGCCGTCCCAGCGGTTGAGCTCCTCCACGGCCGCCGCGAGTCCGTCCGGATTCTTTCGCAGGGTGCGGAGCTCCTCGGGGTGGTCCAGGAGGGCCAGCACCGAGTTGGCGATCAGGTGGACGGTGTTCTCGTAGCCGGCGAACAGCAGGAGGAAGGCGAGCGAGGTCAGTTCGTCCTCGGAGAGGCGGTCGCTGCCGTCCCGGACGGCGATCAGGTCGGACAGCAGATCGTCCGCGGGCTCGGCGCGCTTGGCGGCGAGCAGGCCGGCGAAGAAGCGGATCATGCTTCCCACCGCCTCGCGGGCCGCCTCCGGACGGGCCGGGTCGGGGGTGATCAGGGCGTCCGTCCAGGCCCGGAAGTCCAGCCGCCGCTCCTCCGGGATCCCCAGCAGGTCGCACATGACCATGATGGGCAGCGGACCGGCGTAGGCGGCCAGCAGGTCGGCGGAGCCCGCCGGTTCGACGGCGTCGAGCAGTCCGTCGGCGAGGCGGCGCACCGGCTCCCGCAGCTTCTCCACCCGGCCGGGGGTGAACGCCTTGACCACCAGGCGGCGGACGCGGGTGTGGTCCGGGGGGTCCATGTTGAGCAGGTTGGCGTCGAGGGCCGGGGGCAGGGAGAGGCCGGCGTAGTTGCCGGGCGTGGCGTTGCGCTTGTCGAGGGAGAGCCGCGGGTCGGCGAGCGCCCGGCGGACGTCCTCGTAACGGGTCACCAGCCAGGCGGGGTTGCCGTCCGCGCCCTGGACGCGGTGGACCGGGCCGGTCTCCCGGAGGGTGGCGAGGGTGCCGTGCGGGTCGGCGATGAGGGGGCGTACGTCGATGGGTCGTCGCATGCCGTCGACCCTAGGGGGGTGGCGGCGGGCGGCGGTTCCCGGCCCTCGCCTTCCCGTCGGAAGAGTTCACCTTTCCCGTCGGAAGAGTGCGCTCGTCGGAAGAGTGCGCCTTTCCCGTCGAAAGAGTTCGGCGCGGGCCGGCATCGGTCCCGTGAGTACGGGCACCGGCGCCGGCCCGCGCCGCGGGCGGCCGTGACCCCCGTCCATGGCCGCCACGTCTGTGGGTCGCGCGTCCTCAGTGGGGACGGCGCTCCGCACTGGTCTCCCGTAACTCCTTGAGCACGGCGTCGACCAGCTGGTCGTGGAAGACGTCGGCGACGAGCGCCAGGTGCTCGTGCTCGGCCGCCGGATCGGAACTGACGGTCACCACCACGCTGTCGGCGTGCGGGACCGGGACGTGGCCGGTCGCCTGGTTGGCCAGGCCCCGGCGGAAGGCCGCGGCCTCCACCACGGCGGCGATCCGGCGCTCGTCCAGCGCGGCGGCGTCCGCCCTGCGGTGGGCGATCTCCAGGGCGGCGGGCTCGACATGGCGGCGGACGCCGCGCTGGATGTCGCGGATCTCGGCCATCTGCCGGTTGGCCCGCCACTCCAGGTCGGCCAGCGGCCAGCGGGAGACCCAGCGGGAGGTGCCGATGGTCACCTCGGGGACGTGCGCGGTGACCTCTTCCCAGAGCGGGTGGAGGCGGCGCAGCCGGCGCCAGGCGGTGGCGCGGGGGCCGACGGCGGGCAGCGAGAAGCCGAGCAGGACGAGCAGGGCCGCCACCGACGCGCTCATCGGGGCCACGCCGTTGGACAGCCAGTACACGTCGCGGCCGGCCCAGGTGAGGACGAACCCGGCGAGTTTGCAGGCGCAGTAGAGCAGCCCCAGCCAGCAGCCCGCGGCGAGCGTGCGCAGCCCCCTGGAGAGCCAGGACGGGCCGAGGGTGGCGGCGTAGCGGGGGCACAGGACGCCGAGCCCGGCGAGGCTGGTGCCGAAGATGGCCAGGTACAGCGCCAGGAAGGCGACCACGCCGGGGGCGTCGGCGTAGGCGGTGCTGAAGTCGCGGGGGTGCTCGACGGCGTCCGGGCGGCCGACGGCGAAGCAGACGATCGCCGCCGTCCAGGCCGCCGCCACGGCGGCCACCGCGAACCGGGACCGCGCGACCGCGCGGGTGTGCGCGGCGGCGTCGCCGCGGCTGGTCCAGCGGAGCAGCAGCACGGTGGCGCCGGAGGCGAACAGCACGACGGCCGAGTAGAGGAAGACCATCGCCAGGTTGGCGACGCCGGTGAGCCTGTCGAAGGCGCGGTAGACGCTCGGCGCGGAGAACAGGAAGACGACGGGCACGCCGGCGGTCATCAGCGCGGTCAGGCCCAGGTCGGTGTTGCCGCGGTCGCGGAACCAGGCGCGGGCCTTGTAGGCGACGATGACCCAGGTGACGGCGGAGAAGGTGAGGTAGAGGGCGTCAAACACCGGCACCGCCCCCGTCCGCTCCGCCGGTGCCGCCGTCCGGTCCACCGGCGCCGCCGTCGTCGGTCCGGGTCCGGCGCACGTGCTGGAGCGCGGGGCCGAGGGAGGCGGCGAGTTCGGCGGCCGGGCCCTCCAGGGGCTGCTCCTGGCCGGGCGGGGGCGGGACGACCTTCTCCATGAGGAGGGTGCCGAGGATCTCGGTCTCGCGCTCGGTGAGGTTGTCGTAGCAGTGGTGCCGGGCCAGGCCCATGGTGAGCCCCATCCGGCGCATGGCGGTGGCGACGTCGACGGACGGCGTCCACACCTTGAGGGCGTCTTCGGTGACGGCCGGGTCCTGGTCGTGGCCGAGCAGCAGGTGCCCTATCTCGTGCAGCACGATGTGGACCTGGTGCCAGGGCGAGGTCTTGAGCTCGTAGACGACCCAGTAGCCGTCGTCGGTGGTGGCGGTCATCCCGGAGACGACGCCGTCGAGGCTCATCGGCACCAGGTGGATCGGCCGTCCCACGCGGCGGGCGACGACGGCGCACAGGCCGCGGAGATCGGTGGAGGCCGGCAGCGCGAGCTCGGCGATGAGCTGCTTGCACCGTCGGCGAATCCGCCCCACCCGCATGACTGCACCGTCCTCATCCTCGGTACGCCGCCAGTGGGTGAAGAGCCGGTCGTCCGCCACGACGGTCACGGGCGCTCCTCACCCCCCGCCGCGGGCGGGTCCGACGGCAGGTTCATCTGCTGCCGGAACTGGGAGATGATGGTGGTCAGGCTGTCCTGGACCTCGGGCGGCAAGCCCACCGAGCGCAGGGCGATGGCCCGTACCCGCTGGTCCCGCATCGCGACGAGGAAGCGGACCTCCTCCTCCACCCGGGCGGTCTGCGGCGCGGACAGGTCGCCCATCAGGTAGCCGACCGGCACGGCGAAGAACTTCGCCAGCGCCCGCAGCACGTCCGGGCTGGGGTTGGCGCGCTTGCCGTTGCGCAGCATCGACAGGTACTGCTCGGTGAGCGTGACCCCGCCGTACTCCTCCGTGCCGCGGCTGATCTCCTCCGCGACATGGGCGTTGGTGTACGGCGCACCCGGCGGGTGCATGTTGGCGAACAGGTAGTTGAGCCGCCCCGCCAGTGGGCTGCCCGTGTCTCCCGTCGCTCTGTCCCCCCTGACCGCCATGTGTCCCCCCGTTCCAGGTGCCTGGTTTCGCACGGCCGCCTCACGGCCGGTTAAGCCCTGAAGGGTCGCGATGGGCATCCTGTCACGCGCGGACGCGAAGCACTAGTCCGTTCCGGATTACGAGCGGATGACGGACTTAACCGTCGGTTGATGGCAGGTCAGAAAGCCCCTGGGCAGGCGGCAGAGCCGGCAGCGGCCCGCTCCGGCGTCCTGGTGAATCCTGTCGCGTCCGCCTCTCGCCACACCCCTCCCGCCGGGTGGAGGATGACACGCTCACCTCGTATGTGCCCCCGCGCACCGGAGAGGAACCCGCCCATGCGCAGACCCCTCGCCGCAACCGCTCTCGCAGCACTCCTCCTCGGCCTCACGGCCCTCTCCCCCGGCGGCCGCGCCGCCGCCGACCCCGGGCAGCGCGCCCTGGCCGCCGCGGCCGACGCCTACTGGACCGCCGACCGGATGGCCTCCGCCCTCCCCGCCGAGGCCGCGCGCCGCGCCGCGTCCGCCCCGCCCGACGCCCGCAGGGCGCCCGTCCCGCCGAGCCACCCCTTCGACGGACTGCCCCAGGTGGGCACCTTCTTCTGGACCGACGGCCAGGGCCAGGGCCGGTTCTGCGGCGGGACGGTGGTCCGCAGCCCGTACCGCAACCTGGTGGTGAGCGCGGCGCACTGCCTGCGCCGCCCGGACCCCAAGCGGCGGCTGTCGTTCGTGCCGCAGTACCACGACGGGCTCAAGCCGCACGGCGTCTTCCCGGTCGAGGCGATCTACATCGACCAGCGCTACTACGACCTCGGTACGGACGGCGGCGCCCGCTGGGACTACACCGTCGTCCGGCTCGGCGACCGCGCGGACGGCATCCCGGTCGAGCGCGTGACGGGCGGCTTCGACCTCGCCTTCCACCCCGGCTACCGGCACTCCGACGTCCGCCTGATCGGCTACCCGGGCAACAGCGACGCCAAGTACCCCAAGCCCCTCGACTGCCGCTCCACCACCCGCCGTTACACGAGCACGGACCCCAAGGCCCCCGGCGACTTCCTGGAGATCGCGTGTGCCGGGTACGTCGGCGGCACCTCGGGCGGTCCGTTCCTGATCCGCGGCGCGACGGGCGGGTACACGCTGATCGGCGTGATCGGCGGCTACCACACGGGCGGTGACACCCCGGACATCTCCTACAGCTCCTACTTCACCGAGGACCTGCTGGACCTGTACGTCGACGCGGTGCACGGCGAGCCGCCGGCGGGGTGAGGACGCGGGGCCCCCGGAGTCGGCGGACATTCCGGCCCGGATGAGGCGCCACTCGTCCGGGTGACTCCCGGACTGGGCGGATCGGCGCGGGGGTAGCGACAGCCCGTCGTCGCAGTCGCCCTTCTCCGAGAGGACCGCGCGTATGCGCTTCCGTGCCGCCCTGGCCGCCGCCGCGGGTGCCCTGGCCCTGATCGTCACCCTGCCCACGTCGGCCGCCGCGGCCGAGGGCCGGTTCGAGTACACATACACCGGCTTGGACGGCAGGCCCGACACCGCGGCCCTGGAGGACCCGCCGAGCCTGGACTGCGTCACGCTGCCGGAGGTGGCCGACCCGGGCAGCAGCTCGCCGGCCCACTCGCCGCGCAACCGGACGGACGAGTACGCCGAGGTCTTCACAGAGCCGGACTGCTCGGGTGACTCGTTCCGGCTGCGGCCGCACACCGGTTACGGCGGGGAGCGCCTCAAGTTGCGGTCGGTGCGGTTCTCCTGAGGCGGCCCGCTCCAGGGACAGGCGGAACGGCGGCACCACCGGTGGGATTCCGGTGGTGCCGCCGTTCCGTGCCCGGGACCGGGGCCCGCGGGCGCGTTACGCGCGGCGCGGGCGCCGCGTCAGCGTGTAGCCGCCGATGGCCGCGAGCGCGCCGAGCACGGCGCCGCCGACGGTCCACACCCAGCGGTCCGACCACCAGCCGCCGTTCCAGCCGTCCTCCGGCTCGGCGACGGCACCGGCGTGCAGCGGCGCACCGAGCTCGCCGCCCTCGGCGTACTTGCCGCCGGCGTCCTCGGCGGTCGCCTCCACCTCGGCGTGCACGGGCAGGCCCATGTCCTGGTCCGGCCCGTCGGCGACGGTGAGACGGACGTAGTACGCGCCGGGCAGCGGGTCGTTCGACCAGCGCTCGGCGTACGGGCGGACGACGCGCAGGGTGCAGCTGAGGGTGACGGTGGTGTCCTGCTGGGACACCCGCTTCGTCCGCTCCCCCTCGGCGCAGGCCTGGCGGCGGCGCAGGCCGTCGAAGACGTCCAGCTGCCAGGTGGCGGCGCCGTGCCGGGCGCTCGCCTCCGGCAGCCTGACCGTCGCCTTGGCGGTGGGCCGCTGGCCGGCTCCGGCCGGGAACTGCCAGTAGAGGTAGTCACCGGTCGTACCGTCGGCGGTGGCCTTCTGGTCCTGCTTGACGGCCGTGGCGGTACGGAACGACGTACCCGCCTCGGTCGGGTCGCCGTTCTGGCCCTTGGTCCCGGCGGGGGCGTCGGCCGCCGCCGCGCCGGAGACGGTGAACAGCGCGCCGGCCGCGAGCAGCCCGGCGGTCAGGGTCCGTGCGACTCTTGTGACACGCATCAGTTGGCCCTCCAGATCGCGACGCGCCAGCGGGCCAGCCAGCCCCACAGCAGACCGGCGACCAGGCCGGTGACGACGAGGACGGCGAGCAGCACCCAGCCCCGCCCGAGGCCGAAGGCGGCCATGTCGGACGGCTTGTCCGGGGACTTCACCAGGTCGACGGCGAGCTCGACGGGCAGGCCGGGGTCGCGCTTGACGGAGGCCGGCGCGGAGAAGGAGTGCGAGACCTCCAGGCAGACCGTGCGCGCGTCGGCGTCGTCCTTGGAGTCCTTCTTGCCCTTGCTCACGGGGTAGCGCAGGCCGGAGGACATCACGTCGGTGCGCCCGTTGCCGGCGTCGGAGCCGCGGACGAGCTCCTGGCCGCCGTCGCCGACGGCTCTGACGAGGATGCCGTAGTCGCGGTCGACGGGCCGGTCGGCGCCGACGCTCGCGGCGGCGCGCAGCTCCTGGCCGGGCTTGACCTTGACCTTGTACCAGCGGTGCTCGCCGAAGGTCTCGCGGTCGGTCCACACACCGGCGCCGATCTCGGGCGCCGCGGAGCAGGCGTCCGCGCCCTTCGTGGGCTTGGGCGTGTCGTCGACGGGGGTCTCGGAGCGGCGGACGAGCTGCTTGATGCGGCCTGACAGCTCCTTGGTGTGCCGCACGGTGGTGTACGTGCCGCCGGTGGCCTCGGCGATGCAGGTGAGCTGCTCGCGGGTCTTGTCGTCGTGCGCCAGGCCGAGCGTGTCGATGGTCAGGTGCGTGCCCTTGGCGGCGAGTTCGCGCGCCACGTCACACGGGTCGGGCTGGCCGCAGGAGTCCTCGCCGTCGGTGATGAGGACGATGCGGCGGGTGCCGCCGTCCTCGCCGAGGTCCTGGTCGGCGCCGCGCAGGGCGTAGCCGATGGGCGTCCAGCCGGTGGGGCGCAGGGTGGCGACGGCCGCCTTGGCCTCGGTCCGGTCGACCTGGCCGACGCGGTACTCCTGCTTGCTGTCGCGGCAGCCGATCGCCTTGTCGTCCCCGGGGTAGTGGGCGCCGAGCGTACGGATGCCGAGCCGCACGCCCTCCGGGGTGGCGTCGATGACCTCGTTGAACGCCTGCTGGGCGGCGGCCATGCGGGACTGGCCGTCGATGTCGCGGGCCCGCATCGAACCGCTGACGTCGAGTACGAGCTCGACCTTCGGGGAATCCTTGGAGGGCCCGTCGGCGGCCTGCGCCGGCACGACACCTCCGGCCAGTGCGGCGAGCAGAGCGCAGGCGCCCGCCGCCAGCCGTCTTGTGATGATCATCCGAAGATCCTAGTGACCCACAGGCGGTCGGCTCAAAACGGGAGTTGCGGGAGCGGGGAGCACCGCGGGGGCGTCAGGGAGCGCGTGGCGGGCACCGGGAGCGCGTCCCGGTGCCCTCGGTCTCCCCGCCCGGGGGCGGGCTAAGCCGGCGCCGGTCACAGCCCCTGCTGCTTGGACTGCTTGAGCTTGGTGATGTCGATCGTCTGGTCGGCCGGCGGCGCCTTGGCCGCGACCGGCTTGTCCCAGTCCGTCAGGGTGGTGACGCTACCGTCCTTGGAGTCCTCGATCTTCAGCGGGTAGGGCTTGCCGGTGGTGGCGACGCTGATGGTGGTGCCCTTGGCGCTGATCGGGACGGCCTGCTGCCCGTCGACGGTGGTGACCGCCCCCTTGGTGATGGTCTCCGTGCCGCCGTCGTCCTGGCCCATCTGCGCCTGCATCGCCGCCAGGTTGCACGCCCTCGTCATGCCGCGGAGGTTGGGGTCGCTGGTGGGACCGGAGACGTAGCGGCCCTTGAACAGCTCGGCCGCCTGCGGGTTGGCCTTCGACGCCCACAGCTTCTCGTCGGCCTTCAGCCACACCTTGTCACCGAGTTTGATCACCTCGGCGGATCCGGTGGTGGGGGTGGCGATGGTGCCCGCGCAGTTGCCCTGCTTGTCCATGGCGAGGTCGACCTTCATCTGCTCGCCGTTCTTGCTGCCGGACGCCTTGAAGCGGAGCGAGCCCGCGTTCCTCAGCTCCGTCTTGGCCTTGTCCGATATCTCCTTGCCGGACAGCTTCTCCACGCCGTTGCCGGACGCCGCGTCCTTCGCGGGCGCGGAATCGGCCGCCTTGGCGGGCTTCTTGTCCCCCTTGTCGTCCTTGCTGTCGCTGCCACAGGCGGAGAGTCCCAGGACCGCCGCCATGCCGACGGCGGTCATGGCGATGCCGTGCTTGCGCTTCATTCGGTGCCACTCGTGCTTTCTGTCAGTGCTGGTGCTCGAGGTAACACCCTACGGCCCGGCACCGACAACGGATTTACGCTCCGGGCGCCCACGACGGCGGCTCCGGGGCCGCCATGGCGTGCACGCGCTCGGTGACGGCCTTGGCGAGCTGCTCGCGCTCCTCGGGGGCGAGGCCGTCGAGGAGCGCGAGGGTGACGTCCCGTCCGTCCGCGCCGGGCCGGTCGCCGGACGGCGGGTGCGCGGTCACCCACTCCAGGACCTGCCGCACCTCCTCGGGTCGGTGCAGCAGCCAGAGCGCGGCCAGCGCGTCGGGGCCGGTGCGGACGGCCTGGAGGTAGAACTCGTACTCCTCGCGCCGCTGCGGCGACCACAGCAACGGCGGGGCGCCCTTGTCCGCCGGGCGCGGCGGCTCGGCGGCGGGCTGGGCGGCGGCGAGGCAGCAGGCCAGCCCGGTGGCGTCCACCGGCTGCGGCTGGGCGAGCAGTTCGAGGAGGTGCTGGGCCGACGCCTGCTCGGCGGCGGTCTCGGCGCGGGCGGCCAGGGTCTGGAACCGCCGGTCCAAGTGGCCGACGACGGCCGCCCAGCAGCCCTCCGGCGGGCCGCCGCCGAGCACCGCGCGGGCCGGGTCGGCGACCCACCAGGCGACCTGGAGGGCCGCGGGCGCGCAGCCCGGCGGCAGTGCCCAGGTGCCGGCGCGGG is a window from the Streptomyces mobaraensis genome containing:
- a CDS encoding trypsin-like peptidase domain-containing protein, with translation MRRPLAATALAALLLGLTALSPGGRAAADPGQRALAAAADAYWTADRMASALPAEAARRAASAPPDARRAPVPPSHPFDGLPQVGTFFWTDGQGQGRFCGGTVVRSPYRNLVVSAAHCLRRPDPKRRLSFVPQYHDGLKPHGVFPVEAIYIDQRYYDLGTDGGARWDYTVVRLGDRADGIPVERVTGGFDLAFHPGYRHSDVRLIGYPGNSDAKYPKPLDCRSTTRRYTSTDPKAPGDFLEIACAGYVGGTSGGPFLIRGATGGYTLIGVIGGYHTGGDTPDISYSSYFTEDLLDLYVDAVHGEPPAG
- a CDS encoding Nickel transporter NicT translates to MTLPTDASTGASTQAAAGPSAAFRWRREDTMRTAGLLAVIAALHVVAFGVLFLLVVPNDYHVGSKVYGVGLGVTAYTLGMRHAFDADHIAAIDNTTRKLMADGKRPVSVGFWFALGHSSVVVAMAALVAGGTHMASTLMDEDSSTHQTLGVVGTSVSGGFLYLIAALNLVALAGILRIFRAMREGRYDEAELEKQLDSRGFMNRILGRFTRSITRPGQMYPLGFLFGLGFDTATEVTLMVMAGSGAAAGLPWYAILCLPLLFAAGMSLFDTLDGTFMNFAYQWAFSNPVRKVYYNLTITGLSIAVAFLIGTIELVGVLHEKLDLDDAVTGWIAGLNLDNVGFVIVGLFVVVWAAALAYWRLAKVEQRWAARGATAPAAEG
- a CDS encoding YIP1 family protein, with the protein product MPLTTTTSPRPPDSGRRKLLWHRLIFGLWYRPVEVLDEARDRSVWGAAMFLCLLCGALGTMAKDSFWAQWDVSPALALEAMAIGSGVVLLASVLLGLVTHAIARRLGGNGRPGPTASLFVLVFWTTDLPRLVLDSCLPSASIPVRATAAASAVFGCALATLLIRGQHHLPTRKAVAAVSIQMLAAVALLKFPPGSG
- a CDS encoding cytochrome P450 family protein — protein: MRRPIDVRPLIADPHGTLATLRETGPVHRVQGADGNPAWLVTRYEDVRRALADPRLSLDKRNATPGNYAGLSLPPALDANLLNMDPPDHTRVRRLVVKAFTPGRVEKLREPVRRLADGLLDAVEPAGSADLLAAYAGPLPIMVMCDLLGIPEERRLDFRAWTDALITPDPARPEAAREAVGSMIRFFAGLLAAKRAEPADDLLSDLIAVRDGSDRLSEDELTSLAFLLLFAGYENTVHLIANSVLALLDHPEELRTLRKNPDGLAAAVEELNRWDGPGPLAIRRFPLEDVEIGGVTVPAGETVLLSLASANRDPARFPDPDRLDLRRNTSGSLALGHGIHYCLGAALGRMETETALAALLERFEKLELAVPREELKWRPSIRARGLISLPVRWSATSRTRF
- a CDS encoding APC family permease yields the protein MAERAGERADGPDGRDGFVRRVGPFQATAINMSQMCGIGPFVTIPLMVAAFGGPQAVIGFLAGALLALADGLVWAELGASLPGAGGSYVYLRQAFQYRTGRLMPFLFVWTAMLYVPLAMASGVMGFVQYLGYLWPGMTPTQGDLTGLALIVVVVALLWGRVENMARITTVLWGVMIAAVVLVITAAFTHFSPDRAFTYPSHAFELTSNHFWIGFAAGLTIGIYDYGGYWTTAYMGAEIKDPGRTIPRSIIYSILGIMGIYLLLQIGTLGVVDWRDMLDADNVASSSVASAVLERTWGKGAADVVTVLVLITAVASVFTGLLGASRIPYNAAREKVFFRAFGTLHPRHRFPVLGLLSMGAIGCVGFLIGRHTDLATLIQLLTTVMVLVQALGQIAAVTVLRRRQPTLPRPYRMWLYPLPSLVALVGWLVIYGYADRNSPGRHPIEWSLAWFGAGCLAFLLWARVERVWPFGPREISEEYLPDAGEGTGGDAGEGAAPEPDAGAGPVEPTPA
- a CDS encoding helix-turn-helix domain-containing protein produces the protein MAVRGDRATGDTGSPLAGRLNYLFANMHPPGAPYTNAHVAEEISRGTEEYGGVTLTEQYLSMLRNGKRANPSPDVLRALAKFFAVPVGYLMGDLSAPQTARVEEEVRFLVAMRDQRVRAIALRSVGLPPEVQDSLTTIISQFRQQMNLPSDPPAAGGEERP
- a CDS encoding MAB_1171c family putative transporter translates to MFDALYLTFSAVTWVIVAYKARAWFRDRGNTDLGLTALMTAGVPVVFLFSAPSVYRAFDRLTGVANLAMVFLYSAVVLFASGATVLLLRWTSRGDAAAHTRAVARSRFAVAAVAAAWTAAIVCFAVGRPDAVEHPRDFSTAYADAPGVVAFLALYLAIFGTSLAGLGVLCPRYAATLGPSWLSRGLRTLAAGCWLGLLYCACKLAGFVLTWAGRDVYWLSNGVAPMSASVAALLVLLGFSLPAVGPRATAWRRLRRLHPLWEEVTAHVPEVTIGTSRWVSRWPLADLEWRANRQMAEIRDIQRGVRRHVEPAALEIAHRRADAAALDERRIAAVVEAAAFRRGLANQATGHVPVPHADSVVVTVSSDPAAEHEHLALVADVFHDQLVDAVLKELRETSAERRPH